One genomic region from Pristis pectinata isolate sPriPec2 chromosome X, sPriPec2.1.pri, whole genome shotgun sequence encodes:
- the arf3a gene encoding ADP-ribosylation factor 3a isoform X2, protein MGIIATSLRSLFGKKEMRILMVGLDAAGKTTILYKFKLGEIVTTIPTIGFNVETVEYRNISFTVWDVGGQDKIRPLWRHYFQNTQGLIFVVDSNDRERVTEAREELMQMLAEDELREAVLLVLANKQDLPNAMNTAQITDKLGLHTLRCRQWYIQATCATSGEGLCNGLDWLANQLKKK, encoded by the exons ATGGGAATTATTGCTACGAGTTTGAGAAGCTTGTTCGGAAAGAAAGAGATGCGAATTCTCATGGTTGGTCTGGATGCTGCTGGAAAAACCACCATTCTTTACAAATTTAAGCTTGGAGAAATTGTTACCACAATTCCTACCATAG GTTTTAATGTCGAAACCGTGGAATATAGAAACATAAGCTTCACGGTGTGGGATGTCGGCGGACAGGATAAAATCCGACCACTTTGGCGTCATTACTTTCAGAACACACAAG GGTTGATATTTGTCGTTGACAGTAATGACAGGGAACGTGTGACTGAGGCACGGGAGGAGCTAATGCAGATGCTTGCAGAAGACGAATTACGTGAAGCTGTCTTGCTTGTCCTTGCCAACAAACAG GATCTTCCGAATGCAATGAATACAGCTCAAATCACAGACAAACTGGGCCTGCACACCCTGCGCTGTCGACAATGGTATATTCAGGCTACGTGCGCCACCTCTGGTGAGGGTCTCTGCAACGGTCTGGATTGGTTAGCCAATCAGTTGAAAAAGAAGTGA